The following proteins are co-located in the Spinactinospora alkalitolerans genome:
- a CDS encoding Lrp/AsnC family transcriptional regulator — MPQELDGLDRRIMAALQVDGRAPWRRIAAVLGEPERSVARRGNRLLERGLVTVIGLCIGGEPVIVRSRHASGGLRMGGTALARRSDTTFSYAVTGTADCVTELFCAPERLLALTVDELPGLPGVVGVETLPVLHYYRTVHEWFPGVLTSDETAGLCEFEPITPTAQNPPPDSLSEVDHAILRGLSGNGRLTHEVLGRMAGVSEPTARRRVESLRASGLVHLRAVVEPALLGLPVEALLWIKAAPHATDEIGHGLLESTWVRYAAVLMGEYQILCHVAAPSKAELHDFISRGAWSRRAAAVDTSLIVSPFKRSGVLRSR, encoded by the coding sequence ATGCCGCAGGAGCTGGACGGACTCGACCGGCGGATCATGGCCGCTCTCCAGGTCGACGGGCGGGCTCCGTGGCGCCGGATCGCCGCCGTGCTGGGCGAACCGGAGCGCTCGGTCGCGCGGCGCGGCAACCGGCTGCTGGAGCGCGGGCTCGTCACGGTCATCGGACTGTGCATCGGCGGCGAGCCGGTCATCGTCCGCAGCCGGCACGCCAGCGGCGGCCTCCGCATGGGCGGCACCGCGCTCGCCCGCCGCTCCGACACGACGTTCAGCTACGCGGTCACCGGGACCGCGGACTGCGTCACCGAGCTGTTCTGCGCGCCGGAGCGGCTGCTGGCCCTCACCGTGGACGAACTGCCCGGCCTGCCCGGCGTCGTCGGCGTCGAGACGCTGCCGGTGCTGCACTACTACCGGACCGTGCACGAGTGGTTCCCCGGCGTCCTCACCTCCGACGAGACCGCGGGGCTCTGCGAGTTCGAGCCGATCACGCCCACGGCGCAGAACCCGCCGCCGGACTCGTTGAGCGAGGTCGACCACGCGATCCTGCGCGGACTGTCGGGCAACGGCCGGCTCACCCACGAGGTGCTCGGCCGCATGGCCGGGGTGTCGGAGCCGACGGCCCGGCGCAGGGTGGAGTCGCTGCGCGCCAGCGGCCTGGTCCACCTGCGCGCGGTCGTGGAGCCCGCCCTGCTGGGGCTCCCGGTCGAGGCGCTGCTGTGGATCAAGGCCGCGCCGCACGCGACCGACGAAATCGGCCACGGGCTGCTCGAATCGACGTGGGTGCGCTACGCGGCCGTGCTGATGGGCGAGTACCAGATCCTGTGCCACGTGGCCGCGCCGTCAAAGGCGGAGCTGCACGACTTCATCTCGCGCGGCGCGTGGTCGCGCCGCGCCGCAGCCGTGGACACCTCGCTCATCGTCAGCCCGTTCAAGCGCAGCGGCGTCCTGCGCTCCCGCTGA
- a CDS encoding glycoside hydrolase family 15 protein — MFGPRPGSGRREGGRELPLRIEDYALIGDTQTAALVGTDGGIDWLCLPRFDSGACFAALLGDADNGRWSMAPAGPHRMLGRRYRDDSLVLETEFGDDEGAIRVVDCMPIRDRAPDLVRRVEGVRGRVRVRSRLKVRFDYGYVIPWLPGDGHRLRMVAGPDAVHLDSDVEFDVDDPTEPVAEFTVAEGQSVGFRLTWTPSTAPEPRDLDIGRAIDDTDEWWREWAGRCDYGGEYREAVIRSLITLKALTYAPSGGIVAAPTTSLPEQLGGVRNWDYRYCWIRDATFTLLALLDAGYEEEAAAWREWLLRAVAGHPGQMRIMYGIEGERRLPENELDWLSGYAGSRPVRIGNEAARQWQLDAYGEIMDALHQARDRGIPPDEQAWRLQRALMEFLESRWDEPDNGIWEMRGPRRHFTHSKVMAWTAVDRAVKAVEDFELSGPVEKWKRLRDEIFDEVCAKAYDGERRTFTQYYGSSGLDASLLLMTSVGFLSADDERMEGTVAAIERELCEDGFVQRYAMSAWSREVDALPPGEGAFLPCTFWLADNHILQGRVEEGRALFERLLGLRNDLGLLAEEYDSRAGRMVGNFPQALSHIALVNTAFTLQTSHGPTQRRAETGRHEQPPE, encoded by the coding sequence ATGTTCGGCCCCCGGCCGGGTAGCGGTCGCCGCGAAGGAGGACGCGAATTGCCTTTGCGGATCGAGGACTACGCGCTGATCGGGGACACGCAGACGGCGGCGCTGGTCGGGACCGACGGGGGGATCGACTGGCTGTGCCTGCCCCGGTTCGACTCCGGGGCCTGCTTCGCGGCTCTGCTCGGCGACGCCGACAACGGCCGCTGGAGTATGGCCCCGGCGGGGCCGCACCGGATGCTGGGGCGGCGCTACCGCGACGACAGCCTGGTGCTGGAGACCGAGTTCGGTGACGACGAGGGGGCGATCCGGGTCGTCGACTGCATGCCGATCCGCGACCGCGCGCCCGACCTGGTGCGGCGGGTGGAGGGCGTGCGGGGCCGGGTCCGGGTCCGCTCCCGGCTGAAGGTCCGCTTCGACTACGGCTACGTCATCCCGTGGCTGCCCGGCGACGGCCACCGGCTGCGCATGGTCGCGGGCCCCGACGCCGTCCACCTCGACTCCGACGTCGAGTTCGACGTCGACGACCCGACGGAACCGGTGGCGGAGTTCACCGTCGCCGAGGGCCAGAGCGTGGGCTTCCGGTTGACGTGGACCCCGTCGACCGCGCCCGAACCGCGGGATCTCGACATCGGCCGGGCCATCGACGACACGGACGAGTGGTGGCGGGAGTGGGCCGGGCGCTGCGACTACGGCGGGGAGTACCGGGAGGCGGTCATCCGGTCGCTGATCACGCTCAAGGCGCTCACCTACGCGCCGAGCGGCGGCATCGTCGCGGCCCCCACCACCTCGCTGCCCGAGCAGTTGGGCGGGGTGCGCAACTGGGACTACCGCTACTGCTGGATCCGCGACGCCACGTTCACCCTGCTGGCGCTCTTGGACGCCGGGTACGAGGAGGAGGCCGCCGCGTGGCGGGAGTGGCTGCTGCGCGCGGTCGCCGGGCACCCGGGGCAGATGCGGATCATGTACGGGATCGAAGGCGAGCGCCGGCTGCCGGAGAACGAGCTGGACTGGCTGTCCGGCTACGCCGGGTCGCGCCCGGTGCGCATCGGCAACGAGGCCGCCCGGCAGTGGCAGCTCGACGCCTACGGCGAGATCATGGACGCCCTGCACCAGGCCCGCGACCGCGGCATCCCGCCGGACGAGCAGGCGTGGCGGCTGCAGCGCGCGCTGATGGAGTTCCTGGAGTCGCGCTGGGACGAACCCGACAACGGCATCTGGGAGATGCGCGGCCCGCGCCGCCACTTCACCCACTCCAAGGTGATGGCCTGGACGGCGGTGGACCGCGCGGTCAAGGCCGTCGAGGACTTCGAGCTGAGCGGTCCGGTGGAGAAGTGGAAGCGGCTGCGCGACGAGATCTTCGACGAGGTGTGCGCCAAGGCCTACGACGGTGAGCGCCGCACGTTCACGCAGTACTACGGCTCCTCGGGGCTGGACGCGTCGCTGCTGCTGATGACCAGCGTCGGTTTCCTGTCGGCCGACGACGAGCGGATGGAGGGCACCGTCGCGGCCATCGAGCGCGAGCTGTGCGAGGACGGCTTCGTCCAGCGCTACGCCATGAGCGCGTGGAGCAGGGAGGTCGACGCGCTGCCCCCGGGCGAGGGCGCCTTCCTGCCCTGCACGTTCTGGCTCGCCGACAACCACATCCTGCAGGGGCGGGTGGAGGAGGGGCGCGCGCTGTTCGAGCGGCTGCTCGGCCTGCGCAACGACCTGGGGCTGCTGGCGGAGGAGTACGATTCGCGCGCCGGGCGGATGGTGGGCAACTTCCCCCAGGCGCTGTCGCACATCGCCCTGGTCAACACCGCCTTCACCCTCCAGACCTCGCACGGCCCGACCCAGCGGCGAGCGGAGACCGGCCGGCACGAGCAGCCGCCGGAGTGA
- a CDS encoding cytochrome P450 translates to MGSHRAPLIDSTPYMLAKGYAWLPDRRRRAAGGVVRARVLGQHAVGLCGPEAVRFFYDERHVRRHTAIPEPVRSTLFGNGSVHTLDGEAHRVRKAMFLSLLADPAGIAALVDRTTSAWDEAVASWADRPRVVLFDEASRIVTRGVCRWAGVPLDEADAAPMARDLVAMVDGFATPGPRHWRARWARGRREAGLAGLVEDVRGGAVTAQPGSALDVVARHRDADGEPLHPRVAAVELLNVVRPTVAVCWFVAFAAHALHLWPRHRARLREGGEEGAAYAEAFVQEVRRFYPFAPFIGGRAAADLTWRGEPIPAGALVLLDLYGQNHDAGLWTDPYAFAPQRFLDRPAGRDDLVPQGGGDPHTGHRCPGEGVAVALLQALVLRLARLDYDVPDQDLTISLRRVPARPRSGLVISGVRPPPRPPSAAGPDRSR, encoded by the coding sequence ATGGGTTCACACCGCGCTCCGCTGATCGACAGCACCCCGTACATGCTGGCCAAAGGCTACGCCTGGCTGCCCGACCGCCGCCGCCGCGCCGCCGGGGGCGTGGTCCGCGCACGGGTGCTGGGCCAACACGCCGTGGGCCTGTGCGGACCGGAGGCGGTGCGGTTCTTCTACGACGAGCGCCACGTGCGCCGGCACACCGCCATCCCCGAGCCGGTGCGCAGCACGTTGTTCGGCAACGGGTCGGTGCACACCCTCGACGGGGAGGCCCACCGCGTGCGCAAGGCGATGTTCCTGTCCCTGCTCGCCGACCCCGCCGGCATCGCCGCGCTGGTCGACCGCACGACCTCGGCGTGGGACGAGGCGGTCGCGTCGTGGGCGGACCGCCCGCGGGTCGTGCTGTTCGACGAGGCGAGCCGGATCGTCACCCGGGGGGTCTGCCGGTGGGCCGGTGTCCCCCTGGACGAGGCCGATGCGGCCCCGATGGCCCGCGACCTGGTGGCCATGGTCGACGGCTTCGCCACCCCGGGCCCGCGCCACTGGCGCGCCCGGTGGGCGCGCGGACGCCGGGAGGCCGGGCTGGCGGGCCTGGTGGAGGACGTGCGCGGCGGCGCGGTCACCGCGCAGCCGGGTTCGGCGCTCGACGTGGTGGCGCGGCACCGCGACGCCGACGGCGAACCGCTGCACCCGCGCGTGGCGGCGGTGGAGCTGCTCAACGTCGTACGCCCCACCGTCGCGGTCTGCTGGTTCGTCGCCTTCGCGGCGCACGCGCTGCACCTGTGGCCGCGGCACCGGGCGCGGTTGCGCGAGGGCGGCGAGGAGGGCGCGGCCTACGCCGAGGCGTTCGTGCAGGAGGTCCGGCGCTTCTACCCGTTCGCCCCCTTCATCGGCGGCCGGGCGGCCGCGGACCTGACCTGGCGCGGCGAACCGATCCCGGCCGGCGCGCTCGTGCTGCTCGACCTGTACGGGCAGAACCACGACGCCGGGCTGTGGACCGACCCCTACGCCTTCGCCCCGCAGCGCTTCCTCGACCGACCGGCCGGACGCGACGACCTGGTTCCGCAGGGCGGCGGCGACCCGCACACCGGCCACCGGTGCCCGGGTGAGGGCGTCGCCGTCGCGCTGCTGCAGGCCCTGGTGCTCCGACTGGCACGGCTGGACTACGACGTCCCGGACCAGGACCTGACGATCTCGCTGCGCCGCGTCCCGGCCCGCCCGCGCAGCGGCCTCGTCATCAGCGGCGTGCGCCCGCCCCCGCGGCCGCCCTCCGCCGCGGGCCCCGACCGATCGCGCTGA
- a CDS encoding SDR family oxidoreductase, translating to MRVKDRVAVVTGASSGIGRATALALAKKGAAVVLAARGEEALEQVAEECRSHGGQALAVPTDVADHESVEALARRAAERFGRIDVWVNAAALTLFGPFSEVPLQDFRRVVDVNLMGYVHGARAALPHLREQGRGVLVNVSSIVGVVAQPYTHAYGVTKFAIRGLSASLRQELRLEGARRIHVCSVLPATIDTPFFQHAANYTGRKVVAMPPVYTPESVARAIVDLVRVPRREVVVGPGRGLVALSKTAPGLAERIMGTQVDRAHLSRKEPAAAGSGSLYRPAPGTGSVHGGWHGRRRTAVRRLAAAAALGAVAAAGVRRCRR from the coding sequence GTGCGAGTCAAGGACCGTGTCGCCGTCGTCACCGGCGCCTCGAGCGGCATCGGGCGGGCCACCGCCCTGGCCCTCGCGAAGAAGGGGGCCGCGGTGGTGCTGGCCGCCCGGGGCGAAGAAGCGCTGGAGCAGGTCGCCGAGGAGTGCCGCTCCCACGGCGGGCAGGCCCTCGCGGTCCCCACCGATGTGGCCGACCACGAGAGCGTCGAGGCGCTGGCGCGGCGGGCCGCCGAGCGGTTCGGGCGGATCGACGTGTGGGTGAACGCCGCCGCGCTGACCCTGTTCGGGCCGTTCAGCGAAGTGCCGTTGCAAGACTTTCGCAGGGTCGTGGACGTGAACCTCATGGGGTATGTCCACGGGGCCCGGGCGGCCCTGCCCCACCTGCGGGAGCAGGGGCGCGGCGTCCTGGTCAACGTCTCCTCGATCGTCGGTGTGGTGGCCCAGCCCTACACCCACGCCTACGGCGTGACGAAGTTCGCCATCCGCGGACTCAGCGCCTCCCTGCGCCAGGAACTGCGGCTGGAGGGGGCCCGGCGGATCCACGTGTGCAGCGTGCTGCCGGCCACGATCGACACGCCGTTCTTCCAGCACGCCGCGAACTACACCGGGCGCAAGGTGGTGGCGATGCCCCCGGTCTACACACCGGAGAGCGTGGCCCGCGCCATCGTGGACCTGGTGCGCGTGCCGCGCCGCGAGGTCGTCGTCGGACCCGGCCGCGGTCTGGTCGCCCTGTCCAAGACCGCCCCGGGACTGGCCGAGCGGATCATGGGAACCCAGGTGGACCGCGCCCACCTGTCGCGCAAGGAACCCGCGGCCGCCGGCAGCGGCAGCCTCTACCGGCCGGCGCCCGGAACCGGGAGCGTGCACGGAGGCTGGCACGGCCGGCGCCGCACCGCCGTGCGGCGCCTCGCCGCGGCCGCGGCGCTGGGCGCAGTCGCCGCCGCGGGCGTCCGCCGATGCCGGCGCTGA
- a CDS encoding alpha/beta fold hydrolase, with translation MPALIRPPIRIGREFTPAAGTRVHAAVVGPAAAEEVVCVHGLGCSHRYFMPFARALAPAFRAVAVDLPGFGRTPGPVEALDIRGLSRALADWLRASGRAGAPLVANSVGCQVVVDMAVHAPELMGPAVLNGPTMDRRARTLPRQLARLALDGLRERPSLGAVLARDYLDCGPRRLVATFAHALADPVERKLPRVRGPALVLRGTRDPVVPHEWGAEVAGLLPTGRLIEVSGFGHTLNYSAPEELARITRDLLDGERPIVRRCSWDVCAPPGC, from the coding sequence ATGCCGGCGCTGATCCGTCCCCCGATCCGGATCGGGCGCGAGTTCACACCGGCGGCGGGGACCCGCGTGCACGCGGCCGTCGTGGGACCGGCCGCGGCCGAAGAGGTGGTGTGCGTGCACGGTCTGGGATGCTCGCACCGTTACTTCATGCCCTTCGCCCGCGCGCTCGCGCCCGCGTTCCGGGCCGTGGCGGTGGACCTGCCCGGTTTCGGGCGGACCCCCGGCCCCGTCGAGGCCCTGGACATCCGCGGCCTGTCCCGCGCGCTGGCCGACTGGCTGCGTGCGAGCGGCCGGGCGGGAGCGCCCTTGGTCGCCAACTCCGTGGGCTGCCAAGTGGTCGTGGACATGGCCGTGCACGCGCCGGAGCTGATGGGGCCCGCCGTCCTCAACGGCCCCACGATGGACCGGCGCGCCCGGACGCTGCCCCGGCAGCTGGCGCGTCTGGCGCTGGACGGACTCCGGGAGCGGCCGAGCCTCGGCGCGGTCCTCGCCCGCGACTACCTCGACTGCGGACCGCGTCGGCTGGTCGCCACGTTCGCCCATGCGCTGGCCGATCCGGTGGAGCGCAAGCTGCCGCGCGTCCGCGGGCCCGCACTGGTGCTCCGCGGCACCCGCGACCCCGTGGTCCCGCACGAATGGGGCGCGGAAGTGGCCGGCCTGCTGCCGACCGGCCGGCTGATCGAAGTGTCGGGATTCGGACACACCCTGAACTACTCGGCCCCCGAGGAGCTGGCGCGGATCACGCGCGACCTGCTCGACGGGGAGAGGCCGATCGTGAGGAGATGCTCATGGGACGTCTGCGCGCCGCCCGGATGCTGA
- a CDS encoding GAF and ANTAR domain-containing protein, translating into MSEVRPEELARVFADITRDLLAQGSLQHVLDEIVRLAVRTIDGCEEAGVLLVDRRRRRFETPATTGELVRASDEAQFESDEGPCLDAARHERSFLVVDMARETRWPRYRPRAVELGIAAMMGFELFPHERVFGALDLYSRRAHAFDEHSREVGWVFASHAAVAIAAVQRGETLRAGYETRQEIGAAVGILMERHGLTGEQAFDVLRRASMEFNTKLHEVAARSRGPGRRPPAVGPVVVGIPDP; encoded by the coding sequence GTGAGCGAGGTCCGACCTGAGGAGCTCGCGAGGGTGTTCGCCGACATCACGAGGGATCTGCTGGCGCAGGGATCGCTGCAGCACGTCCTCGATGAGATCGTGCGGCTGGCGGTGCGGACCATCGACGGCTGCGAGGAGGCCGGTGTGCTGCTTGTGGACCGCAGGCGGCGCCGCTTTGAGACGCCCGCGACAACCGGTGAGCTGGTCAGAGCATCCGACGAGGCGCAGTTCGAGTCCGATGAGGGGCCGTGCCTGGACGCGGCCCGGCACGAGCGCAGCTTCCTCGTGGTCGACATGGCGCGGGAGACCCGGTGGCCGCGCTACCGGCCGCGCGCGGTGGAGCTGGGCATCGCCGCCATGATGGGGTTCGAGCTGTTCCCCCACGAAAGGGTCTTCGGCGCGCTGGACCTGTATTCACGCAGGGCGCACGCCTTCGACGAGCACTCCAGGGAGGTGGGCTGGGTGTTCGCCTCGCACGCGGCCGTCGCGATCGCCGCCGTCCAGCGGGGGGAGACGCTGCGCGCCGGTTATGAGACCCGGCAGGAGATCGGTGCGGCGGTGGGCATCCTGATGGAGCGCCACGGGCTCACCGGCGAGCAGGCCTTCGATGTGCTCAGGCGGGCATCCATGGAGTTCAACACCAAGCTCCACGAGGTGGCCGCCAGGTCACGCGGACCGGGGAGGCGCCCTCCGGCAGTCGGCCCGGTCGTAGTGGGCATACCTGACCCATGA
- a CDS encoding LysR family transcriptional regulator, protein MLEFRHLVVLHSVAEQGSMTKAAAELAFTPSAVSQQIAALERQTGTPLLIRHARGVRLTEAGRLLTEHTGALLQRLQRAETELTDLVNLRAGRLRLATFPSAGARLLPEAIGVFRREHPDVQMSLDIREPAACPALVRDGALDLAVVFDYHPGPTLPVGDLDRHRLLDDAMHVALPADHPAAAADPRHVAIAELREQPWIRDSGPDPMCREQLDHLCAAAGFRPHVAFESDDYLAVSRLVASGVGVALVPRLAADHMGPGVALREIRPRVLRRISAVTSPTTTPAVRAMLTVITDLSRHYAY, encoded by the coding sequence ATGCTGGAGTTTCGTCATCTGGTGGTCCTGCACTCCGTGGCCGAGCAGGGCTCGATGACCAAGGCCGCCGCCGAGCTGGCGTTCACTCCCTCCGCGGTGTCCCAGCAGATCGCCGCCCTGGAGCGGCAGACCGGCACCCCACTGCTGATCCGGCACGCCCGCGGAGTGCGCCTCACCGAGGCCGGCCGGCTGCTCACCGAGCACACCGGAGCGCTTCTGCAGCGCCTCCAGCGCGCCGAGACGGAACTGACCGACCTGGTCAACCTCCGTGCGGGCCGACTCCGGCTGGCCACGTTCCCCAGTGCCGGGGCACGCCTCCTCCCCGAGGCCATCGGCGTGTTCCGCCGCGAACACCCCGACGTCCAGATGAGCCTGGACATCCGTGAACCCGCTGCCTGCCCGGCTCTCGTCCGCGATGGCGCGCTCGACCTCGCCGTCGTGTTCGACTACCACCCCGGGCCGACGCTGCCGGTGGGCGACCTCGACCGGCACCGACTGCTCGACGATGCGATGCACGTCGCCCTGCCCGCCGACCATCCCGCCGCGGCCGCCGACCCGCGTCACGTGGCCATCGCCGAGTTGCGCGAGCAGCCGTGGATCCGCGACAGCGGCCCGGACCCCATGTGCCGGGAACAGCTCGACCACCTCTGCGCCGCCGCCGGGTTCCGCCCTCACGTCGCCTTCGAGAGCGACGACTACCTCGCCGTCAGCCGCCTCGTCGCCTCCGGTGTCGGTGTGGCCCTGGTACCCCGGCTCGCCGCGGACCACATGGGCCCCGGTGTCGCGCTCCGGGAGATACGCCCCCGCGTGCTCCGACGCATCTCCGCCGTCACCTCACCGACGACCACGCCCGCCGTCCGCGCGATGCTGACCGTGATCACCGACCTCTCACGGCACTACGCCTATTGA
- a CDS encoding DMT family transporter produces MDFAPRPPTDAARPGGGPAADRTHRRRRGEWISGCGAAVAALFLIGTSAPVAARLGDYPLLGGQAVRFAVAAVVLLALLPAAGGAAPSRPTVRDLAGSAVLGLVGIAGFNVFLVAAARAADPTLVGTVLAVAPIALAVLGPAMRRHRPSPTVAAGCVIVAVGTVAATGSGGSGASGALLCLGALVCEIAFSLLAVPLIDRLGTLRTTAYAVTAAALLLAAASLSAEGAAGLLRTPTATELACLLYLALVIAVAANLLWYAALPRIGADHAGLFYAFTPIGALTAGLLLHTSTPTASGLVGLVLTVTGLLVGLAPAPVRRRRRAGRATARPTPAPPDRSGPARPRSPGSGVQRC; encoded by the coding sequence ATGGACTTCGCGCCTCGTCCCCCTACTGACGCGGCCCGCCCCGGCGGCGGGCCCGCGGCCGACCGAACGCACCGGCGGCGGAGGGGCGAGTGGATCTCGGGGTGCGGTGCCGCGGTCGCCGCGCTGTTCCTGATCGGCACCTCGGCACCGGTCGCGGCCAGACTGGGGGACTACCCCCTACTCGGCGGGCAGGCCGTCCGGTTCGCCGTCGCGGCGGTGGTCCTGCTGGCGCTGCTGCCCGCCGCGGGCGGGGCCGCCCCGTCCCGGCCGACGGTGCGAGACCTCGCGGGGTCGGCCGTGCTGGGGCTGGTCGGCATCGCCGGGTTCAACGTCTTCCTCGTGGCCGCCGCCCGTGCGGCCGATCCCACGCTGGTCGGCACGGTGCTGGCCGTGGCTCCGATCGCCCTGGCGGTCCTCGGTCCGGCGATGCGCCGGCACCGCCCGAGCCCCACGGTCGCGGCCGGATGCGTGATCGTCGCGGTCGGCACCGTCGCGGCCACCGGGTCGGGCGGCAGCGGCGCATCCGGAGCGCTGCTGTGCCTCGGTGCGCTGGTCTGCGAGATCGCCTTCTCCCTGCTCGCGGTCCCGCTCATCGACCGGCTCGGAACCCTGCGCACCACCGCCTACGCCGTCACCGCGGCCGCGCTCCTGCTCGCCGCCGCAAGCCTCTCCGCCGAGGGCGCCGCCGGCCTCCTCCGCACGCCCACGGCGACCGAACTGGCCTGCCTGCTCTATCTGGCACTGGTGATCGCCGTCGCGGCCAACCTGCTCTGGTACGCGGCCCTGCCCCGCATCGGGGCCGACCACGCGGGCCTGTTCTACGCCTTCACCCCCATCGGTGCGTTGACCGCCGGTCTGCTGCTGCACACCAGCACGCCCACGGCGAGTGGGCTGGTGGGCCTGGTGCTGACCGTCACGGGACTGCTCGTCGGCCTCGCCCCCGCACCGGTGCGCCGGCGCCGCCGAGCGGGTCGCGCCACCGCGAGGCCGACACCCGCGCCTCCCGACCGGAGCGGACCGGCCCGGCCCCGGTCGCCGGGCTCCGGCGTCCAGCGGTGCTGA